In one window of Opitutus sp. GAS368 DNA:
- a CDS encoding APC family permease codes for MTAPTQPRLVRALGRWTMVGLVINSVIGSAAFGLPGDLVRFVGNSAPWAYVLAAGGIALFMGVFAELGSQFSEAGGPYLFAREGCGRFWGIQMGWFIWLVRLTSAAANANLFVVYLGEFWPGVTATGPRIALLGLLLGGLVLANIRSVGSGARLSNFLTVAKLTPLALLILAGFLWTGAPVTQPPVAATSAGWMNAVLALLFAFGGFEAALMPLAEGKDPRRDLPFALFTGLLVIASCLLLTQIVAMRTVPNLAGSARPLADAARALVGPAGAGFIALGAMISTSGYLSAQLLGVPRQTYAMAERGDFPASLGGVHPRFRTPWISILLWGVLVLALAIYGNFIWNAIISAGARLITYGIACVALIRLRRLRPHADAFRLPAGPVIAVAGLVLCAVLVAQMSLTHAVVISLIATIGLVNWLLVRGNRP; via the coding sequence ATGACCGCCCCCACCCAACCCCGGCTGGTCCGTGCTCTCGGCCGGTGGACCATGGTGGGGCTTGTCATCAACAGCGTGATCGGCAGCGCCGCCTTCGGTCTGCCCGGCGACCTGGTCAGGTTCGTCGGAAATTCCGCGCCCTGGGCCTATGTGCTGGCGGCCGGCGGCATCGCCCTCTTCATGGGCGTTTTCGCCGAACTCGGCTCGCAGTTCAGCGAGGCGGGCGGGCCTTATCTTTTTGCCCGGGAAGGTTGCGGCCGTTTTTGGGGCATCCAGATGGGCTGGTTTATCTGGCTGGTGCGCCTGACGTCCGCCGCCGCCAACGCCAATCTCTTTGTCGTCTACCTGGGTGAATTCTGGCCCGGCGTGACGGCCACGGGGCCGCGCATTGCGCTGCTCGGTCTGCTGCTGGGCGGACTCGTGCTGGCCAATATCCGCAGTGTCGGCAGCGGGGCGCGGCTTTCCAATTTTCTCACCGTCGCCAAGCTGACGCCCCTCGCCCTGCTGATCCTGGCCGGATTCCTCTGGACCGGCGCCCCCGTCACCCAGCCGCCGGTGGCCGCCACGTCGGCGGGCTGGATGAACGCCGTCCTCGCCCTGCTTTTTGCCTTCGGTGGTTTTGAGGCCGCCCTGATGCCACTGGCCGAGGGCAAGGATCCGCGGCGCGATCTTCCCTTCGCGCTCTTTACCGGCCTGCTGGTCATCGCCTCCTGCCTGTTGCTGACCCAGATTGTCGCCATGCGCACGGTGCCCAACCTCGCCGGGAGCGCCCGCCCGCTGGCCGACGCCGCGCGCGCCCTCGTGGGCCCCGCCGGCGCCGGCTTCATCGCCCTCGGCGCCATGATCTCGACCTCCGGTTACCTGAGCGCGCAGTTGCTGGGCGTGCCGCGCCAGACCTACGCCATGGCCGAACGCGGCGATTTTCCCGCCAGCCTGGGCGGAGTGCATCCGCGTTTTCGCACCCCGTGGATTTCGATCCTGCTGTGGGGCGTGCTCGTGCTGGCGCTGGCCATCTACGGCAACTTCATCTGGAACGCCATCATCTCGGCCGGCGCCCGGCTCATCACCTACGGCATCGCCTGCGTCGCCCTGATCCGGCTGCGACGTCTGCGCCCGCACGCCGACGCCTTCCGCCTGCCCGCGGGCCCGGTGATTGCCGTGGCGGGTCTGGTGCTGTGCGCCGTGCTCGTCGCCCAGATGAGCCTCACGCATGCGGTCGTCATTAGTCTCATCGCCACCATCGGGCTGGTCAACTGGCTGCTGGTGCGTGGTAATCGGCCTTAA
- a CDS encoding RNA methyltransferase, with product MPLTKAELTRLRDLRDKKHREAAGLFVIEGEKVVGELLAAKFPLLEIYATPAWPELERGRPRPRTAAESPQLQVFEVTVEDMARASHFPTPSTVLAVGRIARTPLAADALDRGLTLALDGIQDPGNVGTLLRLADWFALDRVLLSPDCADLFSQKVVNASMGSFARVTVHTIPLAEALAGVKVPVLGCELAGYDVHTLKPARDAVIVIGSEGRGLSPTVQALVTKRVTIPRYGGAESLNAAIAAAIVCDNLRRLSS from the coding sequence ATGCCCCTGACGAAAGCCGAGCTCACCCGCCTGCGCGATCTGCGCGACAAGAAGCATCGCGAGGCGGCGGGCTTGTTCGTCATCGAGGGCGAAAAGGTCGTCGGTGAACTCCTCGCGGCGAAATTCCCCCTGCTGGAAATCTACGCGACGCCGGCCTGGCCGGAACTGGAGCGCGGGCGACCCCGCCCGCGGACTGCGGCGGAGTCGCCGCAGCTCCAAGTCTTTGAGGTCACCGTGGAGGACATGGCGCGCGCCAGTCACTTCCCCACCCCTTCAACCGTGCTGGCGGTGGGCCGGATCGCCCGCACCCCATTGGCCGCGGACGCGCTCGATCGCGGCCTGACGCTGGCCCTCGACGGGATCCAGGACCCGGGCAACGTCGGCACCCTGCTGCGGCTGGCCGACTGGTTCGCCCTCGATCGCGTGCTGCTCTCGCCGGATTGCGCCGACCTGTTTTCCCAGAAGGTCGTCAACGCCAGCATGGGCTCGTTCGCCCGCGTGACCGTCCACACCATCCCCTTGGCCGAGGCACTCGCCGGCGTGAAGGTGCCCGTGCTTGGCTGCGAACTCGCCGGTTACGATGTGCATACGCTCAAGCCGGCGCGCGATGCGGTGATTGTCATCGGCAGTGAGGGCCGCGGGCTCTCCCCGACCGTGCAGGCGCTGGTGACGAAGCGGGTGACCATTCCCCGCTACGGCGGCGCCGAGTCTCTCAACGCCGCCATCGCCGCCGCCATCGTGTGCGACAATCTGCGGCGGCTTTCGTCTTGA
- the dusB gene encoding tRNA dihydrouridine synthase DusB, translating into MRIGPYELDSNLFLSPLAGYTNLPFRLVVREIGGVDWTTTDLVNARSLLEKNKRALQMVSTCPAEKRLAVQLFGAVPEEMRDAAVMVEAMGIASVDINMGCPVKKVTGIGGGSAMMTELNKTAALVRGMVAAVKIPITAKMRLGWDENNLTAPDLARVLEDAGVAAIFVHGRTRAQGFGGTVNLAGIRAVVQAVKHIPVIGNGDVTTPGAAKHMLAETGCAGVSIGRGAFYNPWIFRDTQHYLKTGELRPEAGYAERVTVMRRHLELMIEFYGEDFGCRLFRKPAAWYAKRFGPAKEFKKGITQFGTRAEFEALLTAYEKWRAPFLDERGELKAQYRPGAMVASFMLDPDDPAVLRRESIPVPKGPVDVW; encoded by the coding sequence ATGCGCATCGGGCCCTACGAGCTGGATTCGAATCTGTTCCTGTCGCCGCTGGCGGGCTACACCAACCTGCCCTTCCGGCTCGTGGTCCGCGAAATCGGCGGCGTCGACTGGACCACGACCGACCTCGTCAACGCCCGTTCGCTGCTCGAGAAAAACAAGCGCGCCCTGCAGATGGTCAGCACCTGTCCGGCCGAGAAACGCCTCGCCGTCCAGTTGTTCGGCGCCGTGCCGGAGGAAATGCGCGACGCGGCCGTGATGGTCGAGGCGATGGGCATCGCTTCCGTCGACATCAACATGGGCTGCCCGGTGAAGAAGGTCACCGGCATCGGCGGCGGTTCGGCCATGATGACCGAGCTGAACAAGACCGCGGCGCTGGTGCGCGGCATGGTCGCCGCCGTGAAAATCCCCATCACCGCCAAGATGCGGCTCGGCTGGGACGAGAACAACCTCACGGCCCCGGACCTGGCCCGCGTGCTCGAGGACGCGGGCGTCGCCGCCATCTTCGTGCACGGCCGCACCCGCGCCCAGGGCTTCGGCGGTACGGTCAACCTCGCCGGCATTCGCGCCGTCGTCCAGGCCGTGAAACACATCCCGGTCATCGGCAACGGCGATGTGACCACGCCCGGGGCCGCGAAGCACATGCTGGCGGAGACCGGCTGCGCCGGCGTGAGCATCGGCCGCGGCGCGTTCTACAATCCCTGGATCTTCCGCGACACGCAGCACTACCTAAAGACCGGCGAGTTGCGCCCCGAGGCCGGCTATGCCGAGCGCGTCACCGTCATGCGCCGGCATCTCGAGTTGATGATCGAATTTTACGGGGAGGATTTCGGCTGCCGGCTTTTCCGCAAGCCGGCCGCGTGGTATGCCAAGCGCTTCGGCCCGGCCAAGGAATTCAAGAAGGGCATCACCCAGTTCGGCACCCGCGCGGAGTTCGAGGCCCTGCTCACGGCCTACGAGAAATGGCGCGCGCCCTTCCTCGACGAGCGCGGCGAGCTCAAGGCCCAATACCGGCCCGGCGCCATGGTCGCCTCGTTCATGCTCGATCCCGACGACCCGGCGGTGCTGCGCCGTGAGTCCATCCCCGTGCCCAAGGGCCCGGTGGACGTGTGGTGA
- a CDS encoding HEAT repeat domain-containing protein, with the protein MSRPVIMLLVGVLAAAAGRGADNGAFTPDQAKLLRQARTVSLEIKQGWAWGAEDQAEKAEASDGAAGDKKPREPLPLAECTKAALEFAGWKVVGPGEPADMKLRVDTYGSALGADYVGTVMGHQYSGAELSGSVTLFHQGQEMIHEKFEGTVHPPTSINRYYSQPQDAPYERLRPEYLEAVYKVEETVFGLPPVLAAVKKAEDEHRVAATKVLLARGEAASVPALVELLRAKDERLGAIAATALGAFGEASAFPALLAALRDDPDYPANPAELSEEQLNSWTQFDHEFETAARRDQAADVAMLSRQEAVQWALLQNPASDKVPRLAAMLRDRSTPPMARCGVALVLGPLVDPIAGEALLSALKDESFVVRAAAISALSTANYHGQRPVADALLALTTDPQPFVRNRARAALGNFALEIVERHMNAHTTAAAMQDDIARSLEDPDPLVRLGAVRLTQYAVEGGTAALGRVLQSDPVPAVREAAVDMLLARHRAELEPVLAPALADPDEGTRSHALLALDSPEENNGDGEQKAHPPLPESAAKPLLAMMDVDTPPEAAWHVLERVQGEGVNGVLLAAAQRDGARPVFREIAVIELARRGDRHATPLIITLLDRSGELRFGYLLVDAAAKLDDPALLDPLFVVMRQGAPAARLLAVRTLGKMSHTRSVGPLIAALRPAEASDSELAGAIREALQSLTGQENSGSNGWLRWWKENSGKPIVRPVPKKPVEEAPAEEPAEPKAEAPKAD; encoded by the coding sequence ATGTCGCGGCCCGTCATAATGCTTCTGGTCGGCGTGCTGGCGGCCGCCGCGGGGCGGGGTGCGGACAACGGGGCCTTCACGCCGGACCAAGCGAAGCTCCTGCGCCAGGCCCGGACGGTGAGTCTGGAGATCAAGCAGGGCTGGGCCTGGGGGGCCGAGGACCAGGCGGAGAAAGCCGAAGCCTCCGACGGCGCGGCCGGGGACAAGAAACCGCGCGAACCGCTGCCCCTGGCGGAATGCACCAAGGCGGCGTTGGAATTCGCCGGCTGGAAAGTCGTGGGGCCGGGCGAGCCGGCGGATATGAAACTGCGGGTTGATACTTACGGCAGCGCCCTGGGGGCGGACTACGTCGGCACGGTGATGGGGCACCAATACAGCGGGGCGGAACTGAGTGGCAGCGTGACACTCTTTCATCAGGGGCAGGAAATGATCCACGAGAAATTTGAAGGCACCGTCCATCCGCCGACCAGCATCAACCGCTACTACAGCCAGCCACAGGACGCGCCATATGAACGGCTGCGGCCGGAATACCTGGAGGCCGTCTACAAGGTGGAGGAAACCGTGTTCGGCCTGCCCCCGGTTCTGGCCGCGGTGAAGAAAGCCGAGGACGAGCACCGTGTGGCCGCCACCAAGGTCTTGTTGGCCCGCGGCGAGGCGGCGTCCGTCCCGGCGCTGGTTGAACTCCTGCGGGCCAAGGACGAGCGTTTGGGCGCCATCGCCGCCACGGCCCTCGGGGCGTTCGGCGAGGCCTCCGCTTTTCCCGCCCTCCTGGCCGCTTTGCGCGACGACCCGGATTACCCGGCCAATCCGGCGGAATTGAGCGAGGAGCAACTGAACAGCTGGACCCAGTTTGACCACGAATTTGAAACGGCCGCCCGCCGTGACCAAGCGGCGGACGTCGCGATGCTCAGCCGGCAGGAAGCCGTGCAATGGGCGCTCTTGCAGAACCCCGCCTCCGACAAAGTCCCGCGGCTCGCGGCGATGCTGCGCGACCGGTCCACCCCGCCGATGGCCCGGTGCGGCGTGGCGCTGGTGCTCGGCCCGCTGGTGGACCCGATCGCGGGAGAGGCCCTGCTCTCGGCCCTGAAGGATGAATCATTCGTGGTCCGCGCCGCGGCGATCTCGGCGCTCAGCACCGCGAATTACCACGGACAGCGTCCCGTTGCGGACGCCTTGCTGGCCCTGACCACCGACCCGCAGCCCTTCGTGCGCAACCGGGCGCGGGCGGCGCTGGGGAATTTCGCCCTGGAAATAGTGGAGCGGCATATGAACGCGCACACCACCGCCGCCGCGATGCAGGATGATATTGCCCGCAGTTTGGAGGATCCGGATCCGCTGGTGCGGCTCGGCGCCGTGCGGCTGACGCAATACGCCGTTGAGGGCGGGACGGCCGCGCTGGGCCGGGTGTTGCAGTCCGACCCGGTTCCGGCGGTGCGCGAGGCGGCGGTCGACATGCTCCTTGCGCGGCATCGCGCGGAGTTGGAGCCGGTGCTGGCACCGGCCCTGGCCGATCCGGACGAGGGGACGCGTTCGCACGCGTTGCTGGCGCTCGATTCGCCGGAGGAAAACAACGGCGACGGGGAGCAAAAAGCACATCCGCCCCTGCCGGAGTCGGCCGCGAAGCCCCTGCTGGCGATGATGGACGTGGACACGCCGCCCGAGGCCGCCTGGCATGTGCTGGAGCGGGTGCAGGGCGAAGGGGTCAATGGCGTCTTGCTCGCCGCCGCGCAACGCGACGGCGCCCGGCCGGTGTTCAGGGAGATCGCCGTGATCGAACTGGCGCGTCGCGGCGACCGGCACGCCACGCCATTGATCATCACCCTGCTTGATCGCTCCGGGGAGTTGCGCTTCGGCTATCTGCTGGTGGATGCCGCGGCCAAACTTGACGACCCGGCGTTGCTGGACCCGCTGTTTGTGGTGATGCGCCAGGGCGCCCCGGCGGCCCGGTTGCTGGCCGTCCGCACCCTGGGCAAAATGAGTCACACCCGGTCGGTCGGGCCGCTCATCGCCGCCCTCCGCCCGGCGGAGGCAAGCGATAGCGAACTGGCCGGGGCTATCCGCGAAGCATTGCAGAGTCTCACCGGGCAGGAGAACAGCGGCAGCAACGGCTGGTTGCGCTGGTGGAAGGAAAATTCCGGCAAGCCCATCGTCCGTCCGGTGCCGAAGAAACCGGTGGAGGAAGCGCCGGCTGAGGAACCCGCCGAGCCCAAGGCCGAAGCGCCCAAGGCGGATTAA
- a CDS encoding PatB family C-S lyase, producing the protein MTFDFDTVIDRRGTDSQKWQKYAGRDILPLWVADMDFKSSPAIIAALQERVATGLFGYARPVKSSVDAFVGALAQRYGWQIDPAWLVWLPGLVVGLNLTAEAFAQPGEEVMTLTPVYPPFMSAPKNSGRVSTQVPFRHDAVNRRWEIDWAALEKAVTPKTKLFFLCNPHNPVARVWRRDELVQLGEFCVRHDLVLCSDEIHCDLILDGLPHIPTALLGAEVAKRTVTLMAPSKTYNVPGLGTSIAIIPDAQLRARFVRATAGVMAEVTGLGYVACEAAYRDSEPWRQALLQTLRGNRDFLFDFVARELPGVVIEAPIEATYLAWLNVSALQLPDPIAHFEAHGVGLSDGAFFGVPRGTHVRLNFGCPRATLAEALVRMKRAIAAR; encoded by the coding sequence ATGACCTTCGACTTCGACACCGTCATCGACCGCCGCGGCACCGACTCGCAGAAATGGCAGAAGTATGCCGGCCGCGACATCCTGCCGCTGTGGGTAGCCGACATGGATTTCAAGTCGTCGCCGGCGATCATCGCGGCCCTGCAGGAACGTGTGGCCACCGGCCTGTTTGGTTACGCCCGGCCGGTGAAATCCTCGGTCGACGCCTTCGTCGGCGCCCTGGCGCAGCGCTACGGCTGGCAGATCGACCCGGCCTGGCTCGTCTGGCTGCCGGGGCTGGTCGTCGGCCTCAACCTTACCGCCGAGGCCTTTGCCCAGCCCGGCGAGGAAGTGATGACGCTCACGCCAGTCTATCCGCCGTTCATGAGCGCGCCGAAGAACAGCGGCCGCGTTTCCACCCAGGTTCCCTTCCGGCACGATGCGGTCAACCGTCGTTGGGAGATCGACTGGGCGGCGCTGGAAAAGGCCGTCACGCCGAAAACCAAACTCTTCTTCCTCTGCAACCCGCACAATCCCGTCGCGCGCGTCTGGCGGCGGGACGAACTCGTGCAGCTCGGCGAGTTCTGCGTGCGGCACGATCTCGTGCTTTGCTCCGACGAGATCCATTGCGACCTCATCCTCGACGGGCTGCCGCACATCCCCACGGCGCTGCTCGGCGCCGAAGTGGCCAAGCGCACCGTCACGCTCATGGCGCCGAGCAAGACCTACAATGTCCCCGGCCTCGGCACCTCCATCGCCATCATTCCCGATGCCCAGCTCCGCGCCCGGTTTGTTCGCGCCACCGCAGGGGTCATGGCCGAGGTCACCGGGCTTGGCTATGTCGCCTGCGAGGCTGCCTACCGCGACAGCGAGCCGTGGCGGCAGGCCTTGCTGCAGACCCTGCGCGGCAACCGTGATTTTCTTTTTGATTTCGTCGCCCGCGAACTGCCGGGCGTCGTCATCGAGGCGCCGATCGAGGCCACCTACCTGGCGTGGCTCAATGTCTCCGCCCTCCAGCTCCCCGACCCCATCGCGCACTTCGAGGCTCACGGCGTCGGCCTGAGCGACGGTGCCTTCTTCGGCGTGCCGCGCGGCACGCACGTCCGGCTCAACTTCGGCTGCCCCCGCGCCACGCTCGCCGAGGCCCTCGTCCGGATGAAGCGCGCCATCGCCGCGCGCTGA
- a CDS encoding MarC family NAAT transporter — translation MSNVTHLWAIFLGTFIGLLPIINPLAAAPTFLAITEGDSVARRREQARKGCLYMVAILVSFLIGGTFIMNFFGISIPGLRIAGGILMAGIGMDMLLARNAAAKSEDEEERAAAVKKADISFSPLAMPMLSGPGSIAVTLGFTSLADGWFDYLAIIAGIITVALITYVVLRLSSRIVGFIGPVGVNAMTKIMGFLIMCIGVQFVVNGVLGIATEPALLRAIKAALAAH, via the coding sequence ATGTCCAACGTCACGCACCTCTGGGCGATCTTCCTCGGCACGTTCATCGGCCTGCTGCCGATCATCAACCCGCTGGCCGCCGCGCCCACCTTTCTGGCCATCACCGAGGGCGACAGCGTCGCGCGCCGCCGTGAGCAGGCCCGCAAGGGCTGCCTCTACATGGTGGCCATCCTCGTGAGCTTCCTCATCGGGGGCACGTTCATCATGAATTTCTTCGGCATCTCGATCCCGGGCCTGCGCATCGCCGGCGGCATCCTGATGGCCGGCATCGGCATGGACATGCTCCTGGCGCGCAACGCCGCCGCCAAGTCCGAGGACGAGGAGGAGCGCGCCGCCGCCGTGAAGAAGGCCGACATCTCCTTTTCGCCGCTGGCGATGCCGATGCTGAGCGGTCCCGGCTCCATCGCCGTGACCCTCGGTTTCACCTCGCTCGCCGACGGTTGGTTTGACTACCTCGCCATCATCGCCGGCATCATCACCGTGGCGTTGATCACCTATGTGGTGCTGCGGCTCTCCAGCCGGATTGTCGGTTTCATCGGCCCCGTCGGCGTGAACGCGATGACGAAGATCATGGGCTTCCTCATCATGTGCATCGGCGTGCAGTTCGTGGTGAACGGCGTGCTCGGCATCGCGACGGAACCCGCGCTGCTGCGCGCCATCAAGGCCGCGCTCGCGGCGCACTGA